A genomic stretch from Lysobacter soyae includes:
- the rimP gene encoding ribosome maturation factor RimP yields MTRSDQLQTLLAPTVEALGLELLGIEYLPQPGGALVRLYIDANAADAAEGKGVGIEECESVSREVSAQLDVEDPITGNYTLEVSSPGVERPLFTPAHFARFLGENAKVGLKLPQDGRRRFTGRIISVDGDTLVFEVEGAGDFEVRHENIDKAKLAPDWAALGYAPKAPKGAGHSKQPKQHGGKKPSKSE; encoded by the coding sequence ATGACACGATCGGATCAGTTGCAGACCTTGCTCGCGCCTACGGTCGAAGCGTTGGGGCTGGAGCTGTTGGGCATTGAATACTTGCCGCAACCCGGTGGCGCATTGGTGCGCCTGTATATCGATGCCAATGCTGCCGATGCCGCCGAGGGCAAAGGCGTCGGCATCGAAGAGTGTGAATCCGTGAGCCGCGAAGTGTCGGCACAATTGGATGTTGAAGATCCGATCACAGGCAACTACACCTTGGAAGTCTCCTCACCCGGTGTGGAGCGCCCGCTGTTCACCCCGGCGCATTTCGCCAGATTCCTCGGTGAAAACGCCAAAGTCGGTTTGAAGCTGCCGCAGGATGGACGCCGTCGATTCACCGGCCGGATTATTTCGGTGGACGGCGATACGCTCGTTTTCGAGGTTGAAGGTGCCGGAGATTTCGAAGTGCGACACGAAAACATAGACAAAGCAAAGCTGGCGCCTGATTGGGCGGCACTCGGTTACGCACCGAAAGCACCCAAGGGCGCCGGTCATTCCAAACAACCCAAACAACATGGCGGCAAGAAGCCGTCGAAGTCGGAGTAA